In Streptomyces nojiriensis, one genomic interval encodes:
- a CDS encoding ZIP family metal transporter, translating into MAVIVALGAFLMTLAGGWAAQRVTDRRHLVLGLAGGLMLGVVGLDLLPEALHAAGDEVFGVPLALLLFVAGFLVAHVVERLLAVRQAAHGAENGARVPQVGLTAAAAMVGHSLADGVALGAAFQVGGGMGVAVALAVITHDFADGFNTYTLTSLYGNDRRKALMMLFADAVAPVVGAASTLLFTLPEEPLGAYLGFFGGVLLYLASAEILPEAHHKHPALSTLMCTVGGVAGIWLVVGIAD; encoded by the coding sequence ATGGCCGTGATCGTGGCGTTGGGCGCGTTCCTGATGACCCTGGCGGGCGGATGGGCGGCGCAGCGCGTCACCGACCGCCGCCACCTCGTGCTGGGCCTGGCCGGCGGGCTGATGCTCGGCGTCGTGGGCCTCGACCTGCTCCCGGAGGCCCTCCACGCGGCGGGCGACGAGGTGTTCGGCGTCCCGCTCGCCCTGCTGCTCTTCGTGGCCGGGTTCCTGGTCGCGCACGTCGTGGAACGCCTGCTGGCGGTCCGCCAGGCCGCGCACGGCGCCGAGAACGGCGCCCGCGTCCCCCAGGTCGGGCTCACCGCGGCCGCGGCCATGGTCGGCCACAGCCTCGCCGACGGGGTGGCCCTGGGCGCCGCCTTCCAGGTCGGCGGGGGGATGGGCGTGGCCGTGGCGCTGGCCGTCATCACCCACGACTTCGCCGACGGGTTCAACACGTACACGCTCACCAGCCTCTACGGGAACGACCGCCGCAAGGCCCTGATGATGCTCTTCGCGGACGCCGTCGCCCCCGTCGTGGGCGCGGCGTCCACCTTGCTGTTCACCCTTCCGGAGGAACCCCTCGGCGCGTACCTCGGCTTCTTCGGAGGCGTCCTGCTGTACCTCGCGTCCGCCGAGATCCTGCCCGAGGCGCACCACAAGCACCCCGCCCTGTCCACGCTGATGTGCACGGTGGGCGGGGTGGCCGGGATCTGGCTCGTGGTGGGCATCGCGGACTGA
- the cobC gene encoding Rv2231c family pyridoxal phosphate-dependent protein CobC, with protein MGEYATQVVVGVGGRAGVSVAEVCALVEETLRGAGLTVGAVTALATVESKAGEAGITGAAERFGVPLLSYPAARLAAITVPHPSEAARTATGTPSVAEAAALAGGGELLVPKRRSVAATCAVATAAAHDLRHHGDAEVIDAGSALVDLAVNVRADTPPDWLKQRIAASLGDLAAYPDGRRARAAVAARHGLPVERVLLTAGAAEAFVLIARALGAVRPVVVHPQFTEPEAALRDAGHQVERVVLRAADGFRLDPAAVPEDADLVVIGNPTNPTSVLHPAGTLAALARPGRILVVDEAFMDAVPGEREALAGRMDLPGLVVLRSLTKTWGLAGLRIGYVLAEPEVIAELAAAQPLWPVSTPALVAAEACVAPAALAEAEEAARRIAVDRAHLLAGLAEFDEVTVVGVAEGPFVLIRVAGGAEVRTRLRALGFAVRRGDTFPGLDHSWLRLAVRDRATTGRLLQALDHALALAAR; from the coding sequence GTGGGCGAGTACGCGACGCAGGTGGTGGTCGGGGTCGGCGGACGCGCGGGGGTTTCCGTCGCGGAGGTCTGCGCCCTGGTCGAGGAGACGCTGCGGGGGGCAGGGCTGACCGTGGGGGCGGTGACGGCGCTGGCCACGGTGGAGTCGAAGGCGGGCGAGGCCGGGATCACGGGCGCGGCGGAACGTTTCGGCGTGCCCCTGCTGAGCTACCCCGCGGCCCGGCTGGCCGCCATCACCGTGCCGCACCCCTCGGAGGCGGCGCGCACCGCCACCGGGACCCCTTCGGTGGCGGAGGCGGCGGCCCTCGCGGGCGGCGGGGAACTCCTCGTGCCCAAGCGGCGATCGGTGGCGGCGACGTGCGCCGTGGCCACGGCGGCCGCGCACGACCTGCGCCACCACGGGGACGCCGAGGTGATCGACGCGGGCTCCGCGCTGGTGGACCTGGCGGTCAACGTACGCGCGGACACGCCCCCGGACTGGCTCAAGCAGCGGATCGCCGCCTCCCTGGGGGATCTCGCCGCATATCCGGACGGGCGGCGCGCCCGCGCGGCGGTGGCGGCCCGGCACGGGCTGCCGGTCGAGCGGGTGCTGCTGACGGCCGGGGCGGCGGAGGCCTTCGTCCTGATCGCACGGGCCCTGGGAGCCGTCCGGCCGGTCGTGGTCCACCCGCAGTTCACCGAACCGGAAGCGGCCCTGCGGGACGCGGGGCACCAGGTGGAGCGCGTGGTGCTGCGGGCCGCGGACGGCTTCCGGCTGGACCCGGCGGCCGTGCCCGAGGACGCGGACCTGGTGGTGATCGGCAATCCGACCAACCCGACGTCCGTGCTGCACCCGGCGGGAACCCTCGCCGCGCTGGCCCGGCCGGGCCGGATCCTGGTCGTGGACGAGGCGTTCATGGACGCGGTCCCGGGCGAACGGGAGGCCCTCGCCGGACGGATGGACCTGCCGGGGCTGGTGGTACTGCGGAGCCTGACCAAGACGTGGGGGCTGGCGGGGCTGCGGATCGGCTACGTGCTGGCCGAGCCCGAGGTGATCGCGGAACTGGCGGCCGCGCAGCCGCTGTGGCCGGTGTCGACCCCGGCGCTGGTGGCCGCCGAGGCCTGTGTGGCTCCGGCGGCGCTCGCCGAGGCGGAGGAAGCGGCCCGGCGGATCGCGGTGGACCGGGCGCACCTGCTGGCCGGGCTCGCGGAGTTCGACGAGGTGACGGTCGTCGGGGTGGCGGAGGGGCCGTTCGTCCTGATCCGGGTGGCGGGCGGGGCGGAGGTCCGCACCCGGCTGCGCGCCCTCGGCTTCGCCGTCCGCCGCGGGGACACCTTCCCGGGGCTGGACCACTCCTGGCTCCGGCTGGCGGTGCGCGACCGGGCGACGACGGGCCGGCTGCTCCAGGCCCTGGACCACGCCCTCGCACTGGCCGCGCGCTGA
- a CDS encoding peptidoglycan D,D-transpeptidase FtsI family protein, protein MNKTIRRASVFCLLLVLALLVRVTWVQAYQGQALADDKHNRRNLIGQYENPLGNIIVGGEAITGSVKTGGKDFGYKRTYVDGPLYAPVTGYSSQAYGTTMLEGIYKNVLNGSDSRLKTVMDMLTNKRASPGNVLTTIDRDVQKATYDALQGKQGAAVALDPATGEILAVVNNPSFDPGRIAGANDTEAWAELSADKGKAMENVALRKPQAPGSTFKLVTLAAAIENGLVTDIDRQTGIADPYTIPGTRTPLPSEAGSAACNNVSVRTALRLSCNNVFAELASKLGQDKMRATAEKLGFNVQIDTPVRINPPSKYPSKKMSVDQVAQTGIGQFDVQATPLQMAMVTAAIENGGKLVAPHLVSEVTDAGGDVLESFKDPKSQQVMGEKTASMIRDAMRTVATEGGGKPAQVPGAEVGGKTGTAQRGVNNSLAPLAWFTSYGKSNGKQIAVAVVIENSDTDRSEIGGGKLAAPIAQKLMAAWLKK, encoded by the coding sequence ATGAACAAGACGATCAGGCGTGCGTCGGTCTTCTGTCTGCTCCTGGTGCTGGCCCTGCTGGTCCGCGTCACCTGGGTACAGGCATACCAAGGCCAGGCCCTCGCAGACGACAAGCACAACCGCCGGAATCTCATCGGGCAGTACGAGAACCCGCTGGGCAACATCATCGTGGGCGGGGAGGCGATCACCGGCTCGGTGAAGACGGGCGGCAAGGACTTCGGCTACAAGCGGACGTACGTCGACGGCCCCCTCTACGCACCGGTCACGGGCTACAGCTCCCAGGCCTACGGCACCACCATGCTGGAGGGCATCTACAAGAACGTCCTCAACGGCTCCGACAGCCGGCTGAAGACGGTGATGGACATGCTCACCAACAAGCGGGCCTCCCCCGGCAACGTCCTGACCACCATCGACAGGGACGTCCAGAAGGCCACCTACGACGCGCTCCAGGGCAAGCAGGGCGCGGCCGTGGCCCTGGACCCCGCGACCGGCGAGATCCTCGCCGTGGTGAACAACCCGTCCTTCGACCCGGGCCGCATCGCCGGCGCCAACGACACGGAGGCCTGGGCGGAGCTCTCCGCGGACAAGGGCAAGGCCATGGAGAACGTGGCGCTGCGCAAGCCCCAGGCGCCCGGCTCCACCTTCAAGCTGGTCACCCTCGCGGCGGCGATCGAGAACGGCCTCGTCACCGACATCGACCGGCAGACCGGGATCGCCGACCCGTACACGATCCCCGGCACCCGCACCCCGCTGCCCAGCGAGGCGGGCTCCGCGGCCTGCAACAACGTCTCGGTGCGCACCGCCCTGAGGCTGTCCTGCAACAACGTCTTCGCCGAGCTCGCCTCCAAGCTGGGCCAGGACAAGATGCGCGCGACCGCCGAGAAGCTCGGTTTCAACGTCCAGATCGACACCCCGGTCCGCATCAACCCGCCCAGCAAGTACCCGTCGAAGAAGATGTCGGTCGACCAGGTCGCGCAGACCGGTATCGGCCAGTTCGACGTGCAGGCCACCCCGCTGCAGATGGCGATGGTGACGGCCGCGATCGAGAACGGCGGCAAGCTCGTCGCCCCGCACCTGGTCTCCGAGGTCACCGACGCGGGCGGCGACGTGCTGGAGAGCTTCAAGGACCCGAAGTCCCAGCAGGTCATGGGAGAGAAGACCGCCTCGATGATCCGCGACGCCATGCGCACGGTCGCCACCGAGGGCGGCGGCAAGCCGGCCCAGGTGCCCGGCGCCGAGGTGGGCGGCAAGACCGGTACCGCCCAGCGCGGTGTCAACAACAGCCTCGCTCCGCTGGCCTGGTTCACCTCGTACGGCAAGTCGAACGGCAAGCAGATCGCGGTGGCCGTGGTGATCGAGAACTCCGACACCGACCGCTCCGAGATCGGCGGCGGCAAGCTGGCCGCCCCCATCGCCCAGAAGCTGATGGCGGCGTGGCTGAAGAAGTAG
- a CDS encoding amidohydrolase family protein, whose product MSDVSGVSGVSRAGDVGEGRDGREVLHVKGRVLVGPDEVRDELWVVGGRISYERPPGAREITTVTGWALPGLVDAHCHVGLDAHGPVDAETAERQALTDRDAGTLLIRDAGSPSDTRWIDDREDLPKIIRAGRHIARTRRYIRNYAHEIEPADLVEYVGREALRGDGWVKLVGDWIDREAGDLAACWPRAEVEAAIAEAHRLGARVTAHCFAEDSLRDLVEAGIDCIEHATGLTEETIPLFADRGVAIVPTLVNIANFPKMAAGGEAKFPNWSAHMRRLHERRYDTVRAAYDAGIEVFVGTDAGGSLPHGLVAAEVAELVKAGIPPIDALSATAWAAREWLGRPGLTEGAPADLVVYGADPRADVRVLAQPLRVVVNGGIRA is encoded by the coding sequence ATGAGCGATGTGAGCGGTGTGAGCGGTGTGAGCCGTGCAGGCGATGTCGGCGAGGGGCGCGACGGGCGCGAGGTGCTGCACGTCAAGGGGCGGGTGCTGGTCGGGCCCGACGAGGTGCGCGACGAGCTGTGGGTGGTCGGCGGGCGGATCTCCTACGAGCGCCCGCCCGGCGCCCGCGAGATCACCACGGTGACCGGCTGGGCCCTGCCCGGACTGGTCGACGCGCACTGCCACGTGGGCCTGGACGCCCACGGCCCGGTCGACGCCGAGACCGCCGAGCGCCAGGCCCTCACCGACCGCGACGCCGGCACGCTCCTCATCCGGGACGCCGGTTCGCCCTCCGACACCCGCTGGATCGACGACCGCGAGGACCTGCCGAAGATCATCCGGGCCGGGCGGCACATCGCGCGCACCCGCCGCTACATCCGCAACTACGCCCACGAGATCGAACCCGCCGACCTCGTCGAGTACGTCGGCCGCGAGGCGCTGCGCGGCGACGGCTGGGTCAAGCTCGTCGGCGACTGGATCGACCGCGAGGCCGGTGACCTCGCGGCCTGCTGGCCGCGCGCCGAGGTCGAGGCGGCCATCGCCGAGGCGCACCGGCTGGGCGCCCGCGTCACGGCGCACTGCTTCGCCGAGGACTCGCTGCGCGACCTGGTCGAGGCGGGCATCGACTGCATCGAACACGCCACCGGCCTCACCGAGGAAACCATCCCGCTGTTCGCGGACCGCGGGGTCGCGATCGTCCCGACGCTCGTGAACATCGCGAACTTCCCGAAGATGGCGGCGGGCGGCGAGGCGAAGTTCCCGAACTGGTCGGCGCACATGCGACGGCTCCACGAGCGGCGTTACGACACCGTCCGGGCCGCCTACGACGCGGGCATCGAGGTCTTCGTCGGCACCGACGCGGGAGGCTCCCTGCCGCACGGCCTGGTCGCGGCGGAGGTCGCGGAGCTCGTCAAGGCCGGCATCCCGCCGATCGACGCCCTCTCCGCGACGGCCTGGGCGGCCCGCGAGTGGCTCGGCAGGCCGGGCCTGACCGAGGGGGCGCCCGCCGACCTCGTGGTGTACGGCGCCGACCCGCGGGCCGACGTACGCGTGCTGGCGCAGCCGCTGCGGGTCGTCGTGAACGGCGGGATCCGGGCCTGA
- a CDS encoding SCO1860 family LAETG-anchored protein, with the protein MNSHTFRRPAAVLLATGAVALLAAPPAFATGGGAAGGEGKAGAVVLRAGLDVGLLNKTVHVPLKTSLNEVSAPATAEKTALTVTLDGVEGNNPVSVLRAEVATSKATADKTRAEAEANLAKASVHVPGLPLLSLIEVEKVTSKAVCEAGKKPVASANALGKVTALGKRVTLSAGGPTKVEVPGVGQIELELSGTETTSTTAAAAALRLKVAVNPLNLNVANVDGEIVLAEAHCESPAGAAPASNPPANPDIKSQAATGTGSGSAVSGGTTGTNLAETGGGSLTPYVAGGALTLLAIGGGALLVTRRGRAS; encoded by the coding sequence GTGAACAGCCATACCTTCCGCAGGCCCGCGGCCGTCCTCCTCGCCACGGGAGCGGTGGCCCTGCTCGCAGCTCCGCCCGCCTTCGCCACGGGAGGGGGCGCGGCCGGGGGTGAGGGCAAGGCCGGCGCCGTCGTCCTGCGCGCCGGACTGGACGTGGGCCTGCTCAACAAGACCGTGCACGTCCCGCTGAAGACGAGCCTCAACGAGGTCAGCGCCCCGGCGACGGCCGAGAAGACCGCGCTGACCGTCACCCTGGACGGGGTCGAGGGGAACAATCCGGTCAGCGTGCTGCGTGCCGAGGTGGCCACCTCCAAGGCGACCGCCGACAAGACCCGCGCCGAGGCGGAGGCGAACCTCGCCAAGGCCTCCGTCCACGTGCCCGGACTGCCGCTGCTCTCCCTCATCGAGGTGGAGAAGGTCACCTCCAAGGCCGTCTGCGAGGCCGGTAAGAAGCCGGTGGCCAGCGCGAACGCCCTCGGCAAGGTGACGGCGCTCGGCAAGAGGGTCACGCTGTCGGCGGGCGGCCCCACCAAGGTCGAGGTCCCCGGCGTGGGGCAGATCGAACTCGAGCTGTCGGGGACGGAGACCACCTCCACCACGGCCGCCGCGGCCGCGCTCCGCCTGAAGGTGGCGGTGAACCCGCTGAACCTGAACGTGGCGAACGTCGACGGCGAGATCGTGCTCGCCGAGGCGCACTGCGAGTCCCCGGCGGGCGCGGCGCCGGCGTCGAACCCGCCCGCGAACCCGGACATCAAGTCACAGGCGGCGACGGGGACCGGCTCCGGTTCCGCCGTGTCCGGCGGCACCACCGGTACCAACCTCGCCGAGACCGGCGGCGGTTCACTGACTCCCTACGTCGCAGGCGGGGCCCTGACCCTGCTCGCCATCGGCGGGGGCGCGCTCCTGGTCACCCGGCGGGGCAGGGCCTCGTAG
- a CDS encoding GNAT family N-acetyltransferase: protein MIRAAHPADLPAIAALHTRARATYYQGHIPEQAYLGDAELQRTREGWSRAIARDAAEGEVLCAEQDGELTGVAAFRTQDGETTLTQLHVDPVHWRRGTGAALHAACLDAWRRAGIRRVRLEVYEHNLRAQAFYATQGWLADPSAPRSGTHRTLWLQVGRVPDPSGE, encoded by the coding sequence ATGATCAGAGCCGCGCACCCCGCCGACCTGCCCGCGATCGCCGCCCTGCACACCCGGGCCCGCGCCACCTACTACCAGGGCCACATCCCCGAGCAGGCCTACCTGGGCGACGCCGAGCTCCAGCGGACCCGCGAGGGCTGGTCGCGGGCCATAGCCCGGGACGCGGCCGAGGGCGAGGTGCTCTGCGCCGAGCAGGACGGCGAGCTCACCGGGGTCGCCGCGTTCCGCACCCAGGACGGCGAGACCACCCTCACCCAGCTCCACGTCGACCCCGTCCACTGGCGCCGCGGCACCGGGGCCGCCCTGCACGCCGCCTGCCTGGACGCCTGGCGGCGGGCCGGAATCCGCCGGGTCCGCCTGGAGGTCTACGAGCACAACCTCCGCGCCCAGGCCTTCTACGCCACCCAGGGCTGGCTCGCCGACCCGTCGGCCCCCCGCTCGGGCACCCACCGCACCCTCTGGCTGCAGGTGGGCCGGGTGCCGGACCCGTCCGGGGAATGA
- a CDS encoding aminotransferase class V-fold PLP-dependent enzyme, translating to MDLPLAEATRAEFAHSTTYLNTAKCGVVPRSAVAAVRELAEAAGAGLPTGFGDFDRVNGARAAFARLVGVDTDRVSIGSAVSTHVGLVAASLPPGAEVLCPEGEFSSVINPFVARGDLKVRFAPLESVAEAVGPGTALVSLSVVQSADGRKADLTAVRAAATAHGARMLVDATQAAGWLPFDASPYEYTVAAGFKWLLGVRGASYLTVSPEAQHALTPLHAGWVPAVAEGDATYGPMTELAHGAWRFDESPAFLAYHASQPALALLERIGIEAVHAHDTALAARYRAGIASLGHEPVPGDSAIVSVPGLADRQPALEAAGIATSARAGLLRASFHLYNTEADVDRLLDALSAS from the coding sequence ATGGATCTTCCCCTCGCCGAAGCGACCCGTGCCGAGTTCGCCCACTCCACCACCTACCTCAACACCGCCAAGTGCGGGGTCGTCCCGCGTTCCGCCGTCGCGGCCGTACGGGAACTGGCCGAGGCGGCGGGGGCCGGGCTCCCCACCGGCTTCGGTGACTTCGACCGCGTGAACGGGGCCCGGGCCGCCTTCGCCCGCCTGGTCGGGGTGGACACCGACCGGGTGTCCATCGGCTCGGCCGTCTCCACCCACGTCGGCCTCGTCGCCGCCTCGCTCCCACCGGGCGCCGAAGTGCTGTGCCCGGAGGGCGAGTTCTCCTCCGTGATCAACCCCTTCGTGGCGCGCGGCGACCTCAAGGTGCGCTTCGCCCCGCTCGAATCCGTCGCCGAGGCCGTGGGCCCCGGCACCGCCCTGGTCTCGCTGAGCGTCGTGCAGTCCGCGGACGGCCGCAAGGCCGACCTGACGGCGGTGCGCGCGGCGGCGACCGCGCACGGGGCCCGGATGCTCGTGGACGCGACCCAGGCGGCCGGCTGGCTCCCCTTCGACGCCTCGCCGTACGAGTACACGGTCGCCGCCGGCTTCAAATGGCTGCTCGGCGTGCGCGGAGCCTCGTACCTGACGGTGTCGCCGGAGGCCCAGCACGCGCTCACCCCGCTGCACGCCGGATGGGTTCCGGCGGTGGCCGAGGGGGACGCCACCTACGGGCCGATGACGGAACTCGCCCACGGCGCCTGGCGGTTCGACGAGTCCCCGGCCTTCCTCGCCTACCACGCGTCCCAGCCCGCGCTGGCCCTGCTGGAGCGGATCGGCATCGAGGCCGTCCACGCCCACGACACCGCCCTGGCCGCCCGCTACCGGGCCGGAATCGCGAGCCTGGGCCACGAGCCCGTCCCCGGCGACTCCGCCATCGTCTCCGTGCCGGGCCTCGCCGACCGGCAGCCCGCCCTGGAGGCGGCCGGCATCGCCACATCGGCCCGCGCGGGCCTCCTGCGGGCCTCGTTCCACCTCTACAACACGGAGGCGGACGTGGACCGGCTCCTGGACGCCCTCTCCGCCTCCTGA
- a CDS encoding CapA family protein, translating to MKSSAKTGMALAALAVVGGGIYAVPQLFGDGAPPAAEQQLRGEPGRGRADAPEGTSSAAAAAAGKPFTLVATGDIIPYPSIVQRSADDAGKAGEYDFRKILAGVKPLVSAADLAICHHEIPYGRPGGPYTGYPTFKAPHQLADALKDAGYDSCSTASNHTLDDGYEGLARTLEHLDRVGIPHVGSARSAEEAKAPALLAAGGAKVAQLSYTYGTNGIPLPPGKPWAVNLIDKDRIIADARAARAGGANVVVVSVHWGTEWQTAPDEQQKALAQELTAARSADGLPDIDLIIGTHNHVPQPYEKINGTWVVFGMGDQVASFVPADKLRGNQSSVPRFTFSPAAGRPGRWEVVKAEYLTQYSDMGPPFRVVCASCAASDTSLPAAKRSEYARIDQQVTEAVMSRGAGAQGLEHATR from the coding sequence ATGAAGTCGTCCGCCAAGACGGGCATGGCTCTGGCCGCACTGGCGGTCGTGGGCGGCGGGATCTACGCCGTACCGCAGCTGTTCGGCGACGGCGCGCCGCCCGCCGCGGAGCAGCAGCTCCGGGGCGAGCCGGGCCGGGGCCGGGCGGACGCGCCCGAGGGCACCTCCTCGGCCGCCGCGGCCGCCGCCGGGAAGCCGTTCACGCTGGTGGCGACCGGCGACATCATCCCGTACCCGTCGATCGTCCAGCGGTCGGCGGACGACGCGGGCAAGGCCGGGGAGTACGACTTCCGGAAGATACTCGCCGGGGTCAAACCCCTGGTATCCGCCGCCGACCTGGCGATATGCCACCACGAGATACCGTACGGGCGCCCCGGCGGCCCCTACACCGGCTATCCCACCTTCAAGGCCCCGCACCAGTTGGCGGACGCGCTCAAGGACGCCGGGTACGACAGCTGCTCCACCGCCTCGAACCACACCCTGGACGACGGCTACGAGGGCCTCGCCCGCACCCTGGAGCACCTCGACCGGGTCGGCATCCCGCACGTCGGCTCGGCCCGCAGCGCGGAGGAGGCCAAGGCCCCGGCGCTGCTCGCGGCGGGCGGGGCCAAGGTCGCCCAGCTCTCGTACACGTACGGCACGAACGGCATCCCGCTTCCCCCGGGCAAGCCGTGGGCCGTCAATCTGATCGACAAGGACCGGATCATCGCCGACGCCCGGGCCGCCCGGGCGGGGGGCGCGAACGTGGTGGTGGTCAGCGTCCACTGGGGTACCGAGTGGCAGACGGCGCCCGACGAACAGCAGAAGGCGCTGGCGCAGGAGCTGACCGCCGCCCGCTCGGCCGACGGGCTCCCCGACATCGATCTGATCATCGGCACGCACAACCACGTGCCGCAGCCCTACGAGAAGATCAACGGCACCTGGGTGGTCTTCGGGATGGGCGACCAGGTCGCCAGCTTCGTACCGGCCGACAAACTGCGCGGCAACCAGTCCTCGGTCCCCCGCTTCACCTTCTCCCCGGCGGCGGGCCGTCCGGGCCGCTGGGAGGTGGTGAAGGCCGAATACCTCACGCAGTACTCGGACATGGGGCCGCCGTTCCGCGTCGTCTGCGCCTCCTGCGCGGCCTCGGACACCTCGCTCCCGGCCGCGAAGCGGAGCGAGTACGCGCGGATCGACCAGCAGGTCACCGAGGCCGTGATGTCACGTGGCGCGGGCGCACAGGGCCTGGAGCACGCCACCCGCTGA
- a CDS encoding DsbA family oxidoreductase, translating into MRVEIWSDIACPWCYIGKARFTKGLAEFAHRDEVEVVFRSFELDPGGAKGVTAPVVEMLAKKYGRTLDEARGMEEHVAASARAEGLTYRTEGRDHGNTFDIHRLLHLAAARGRQEELLDLAYRANFAEERSVFDPEVLIALAVEAGLDEAEARAVLADDSAYADEVRADEREAAELGANAVPFFVLDRRYGISGGQPAEVFTRALEQAWAGREVEEPAAAAEACEPDGACAVPQA; encoded by the coding sequence ATGCGCGTCGAAATCTGGAGCGACATCGCTTGTCCCTGGTGCTACATCGGAAAGGCCCGTTTCACCAAGGGGCTGGCCGAGTTCGCGCACCGCGACGAGGTGGAGGTCGTCTTCCGGTCCTTCGAGCTCGACCCGGGCGGGGCGAAGGGCGTCACCGCTCCCGTCGTGGAGATGCTCGCCAAGAAGTACGGCCGCACCCTCGACGAGGCCCGCGGCATGGAGGAGCACGTCGCCGCCAGCGCCCGCGCGGAGGGGCTCACGTACCGGACCGAGGGCCGCGACCACGGCAACACCTTCGACATCCACCGGCTGCTGCACCTGGCCGCCGCCCGCGGCCGCCAGGAGGAGCTGCTCGACCTCGCCTACCGGGCCAACTTCGCCGAGGAGCGCTCCGTCTTCGACCCCGAGGTGCTGATCGCGCTCGCCGTCGAGGCCGGACTGGACGAGGCCGAGGCCCGCGCGGTCCTCGCCGACGACTCCGCCTACGCCGACGAGGTCCGGGCCGACGAGCGCGAGGCCGCCGAGCTGGGCGCGAACGCCGTGCCGTTCTTCGTCCTGGACCGCCGCTACGGGATCTCCGGCGGACAGCCGGCCGAGGTGTTCACCCGGGCCCTGGAGCAGGCGTGGGCCGGACGCGAGGTCGAGGAACCGGCCGCGGCCGCCGAGGCCTGCGAGCCCGACGGCGCGTGCGCGGTCCCGCAGGCATAA
- a CDS encoding response regulator transcription factor translates to MRIVLCDDERMVRTALRVILEAEADLEVVGEAATGAEAVPLVRSLAPDVVLMDVRMPEIDGIRATEQILATMAEPPRIVVVTTFENDAYVYDALRAGAAGFLLKRADPDELIGAVRLVARGDSLLFPAAVRSLAAAHTAGAPSAAAPWVARLTEREADVLRLMATGLSNHEMSERLGVGPQTVKTHVAAVLTKTGSRDRTQAVIAAYEGGFIMKKG, encoded by the coding sequence CTGCGCATCGTGCTCTGCGACGACGAGCGGATGGTCCGCACCGCGCTGCGGGTCATCCTGGAGGCCGAAGCGGACCTGGAGGTCGTCGGCGAGGCGGCCACCGGGGCCGAGGCGGTGCCGCTGGTCCGCTCGCTGGCCCCCGACGTGGTGCTGATGGACGTCCGGATGCCCGAGATCGACGGCATCCGGGCCACCGAACAGATCCTCGCCACCATGGCCGAGCCGCCCCGGATCGTGGTCGTCACCACCTTCGAGAACGACGCCTACGTCTACGACGCGCTGCGCGCGGGAGCCGCCGGCTTCCTCCTCAAACGGGCCGACCCCGACGAGCTGATCGGCGCGGTCCGGCTCGTCGCCCGCGGCGACTCGCTGCTCTTCCCGGCCGCCGTCCGCTCCCTCGCCGCCGCCCACACGGCCGGCGCCCCGTCCGCCGCCGCGCCCTGGGTGGCCCGGCTCACCGAGCGCGAGGCCGACGTCCTGCGCCTGATGGCCACCGGGCTGTCCAACCACGAGATGAGCGAGCGCCTCGGCGTCGGACCGCAGACCGTCAAGACCCATGTCGCGGCGGTCCTCACCAAGACCGGCTCCCGCGACCGCACCCAGGCGGTGATCGCGGCCTACGAGGGAGGCTTCATCATGAAGAAAGGCTGA